In one window of Harpia harpyja isolate bHarHar1 chromosome 11, bHarHar1 primary haplotype, whole genome shotgun sequence DNA:
- the HSD11B1L gene encoding hydroxysteroid 11-beta-dehydrogenase 1-like protein isoform X1, producing MSPSPVLRAVSRHGGRRCLAALRIWTEARPGLQPQGSRQGSILPTPLLRLCCAVGSAGYPAASVLQTLLSMIISVPWVTLAPSGETSQVESQFYTVPLLHARQKRPLHASCRLASSIRGRHLQYFGWSAQLQDFTLFFTSWWDMKPIGKVLCATGIIAGLLAFFWKDTFNPESLSGARVLLTGASAGIGEQMAYHYAKFGAEIVLTARREAVLQKVVEKCLTLGAKKIFYIPADMSSPSEPEKVVQFAVQKLGGLDYLVLNHIGVTHFQMWAGDVEYTRWLMQVNFFSYVALATAALPTLEKNKGSLVVVSSLTGKIPTPFTTSYSATKFALDGFFSSLRHELIMQNRNISVTLCILGLIDTDTALENTRGKVHLTASPAPEAALAIIRGGATRVQEVFYPWWLQHMCCLWVLFPNDRDQVLRSYYNYSSP from the exons ATGTCCCCGTCACCAGTTCTTCGTGCTGTATCGCGACATGGCGGTAGACGGTGTCTTGCCGCTCTTCGCATCTGGACGGAAGCTCGGCCGGGGCTTCAGCCCCAAGGCTCGCGACAAGGCTCCATCTTACCGACTCCGCTGCTTCGTTTGTGTTGTGCAGTAGGAAGTGCCGGTTATCCTGCG GCCTCAGTCCTACAAACTCTGCTGTCCATGATCATCTCTGTACCCTGG GTGACTTTGGCTCCCAGTGGAGAGACTTCTCAGGTGGAGTCTCAGTTCTACACAGTGCCTCTCTTACATGCAAGACAGAAAAGGCCTTTACATGCCTCTTGCAGGTTGGCTTCCAGCATCAGAGGAAGACATTTACAGTATTTTGGCTGGAGTGCTCAGCTTCAAGACTTCACTTTGTTCTTCACAAGTTGGTGGGATATGAAGCCAATTGGAAAAGTGCTTTGTGCTACAGGGATCATAGCTGGGCTCCTAGCTTTCTTCTGGAAAGACACTTTTAACCCAG AGAGCTTGTCTGGTGCCCGTGTTCTCCTGACTGGAGCCAGTGCTGGGATTGGAGAGCAGATGGCATATCATTATGCCAAATTTGGTGCTGAAATTGTTTTGACTGCAAGGAGGGAAGCTGTGCTGCAGAAG GTGGTGGAGAAATGCCTGACGCTTggagcaaagaaaatattttatatcccTGCAGATATGTCTTCCCCTTCAGAGCCTGAAAAGGTGGTTCAGTTTGCTGTCCAAAAGCTGG GGGGATTGGATTACCTGGTGTTGAACCACATTGGTGTGACCCATTTCCAGATGTGGGCTGGAGATGTGGAATATACCCGCTGGCTCATGCAG GTGAATTTCTTCAGTTATGTGGCACTCGCAACAGCAGCTCTTCCCACCCTGGAGAAGAATAAAGGTTCTCTGGTGGTTGTTTCTTCCCTCACAG ggAAAATACCCACTCCCTTCACCACTTCTTATTCTGCCACCAAGTTTGCACTGGATGGTTTCTTCAGCTCGCTACGCCATGAACTCATCATGCAGAACAGAAATATCTCTGTCACACTGTGCATCCTGGGCCTGATTGATACTGATACAGCATTAGAGAATACCAG GGGCAAAGTGCACCTaactgcttctcctgctcctgaAGCTGCACTCGCCATCATCCGGGGGGGTGCCACACGGGTGCAGGAGGTTTTCTACCCATGGTGGCTGCAGCATATGTGTTGCCTTTGGGTTTTGTTCCCCAATGACCGGGACCAGGTTTTACGGAGTTACTATAACTACAGCAGTCCTTAA
- the HSD11B1L gene encoding hydroxysteroid 11-beta-dehydrogenase 1-like protein isoform X2 yields MSPSPVLRAVSRHGGRRCLAALRIWTEARPGLQPQGSRQGSILPTPLLRLCCAASVLQTLLSMIISVPWVTLAPSGETSQVESQFYTVPLLHARQKRPLHASCRLASSIRGRHLQYFGWSAQLQDFTLFFTSWWDMKPIGKVLCATGIIAGLLAFFWKDTFNPESLSGARVLLTGASAGIGEQMAYHYAKFGAEIVLTARREAVLQKVVEKCLTLGAKKIFYIPADMSSPSEPEKVVQFAVQKLGGLDYLVLNHIGVTHFQMWAGDVEYTRWLMQVNFFSYVALATAALPTLEKNKGSLVVVSSLTGKIPTPFTTSYSATKFALDGFFSSLRHELIMQNRNISVTLCILGLIDTDTALENTRGKVHLTASPAPEAALAIIRGGATRVQEVFYPWWLQHMCCLWVLFPNDRDQVLRSYYNYSSP; encoded by the exons ATGTCCCCGTCACCAGTTCTTCGTGCTGTATCGCGACATGGCGGTAGACGGTGTCTTGCCGCTCTTCGCATCTGGACGGAAGCTCGGCCGGGGCTTCAGCCCCAAGGCTCGCGACAAGGCTCCATCTTACCGACTCCGCTGCTTCGTTTGTGTTGTGCA GCCTCAGTCCTACAAACTCTGCTGTCCATGATCATCTCTGTACCCTGG GTGACTTTGGCTCCCAGTGGAGAGACTTCTCAGGTGGAGTCTCAGTTCTACACAGTGCCTCTCTTACATGCAAGACAGAAAAGGCCTTTACATGCCTCTTGCAGGTTGGCTTCCAGCATCAGAGGAAGACATTTACAGTATTTTGGCTGGAGTGCTCAGCTTCAAGACTTCACTTTGTTCTTCACAAGTTGGTGGGATATGAAGCCAATTGGAAAAGTGCTTTGTGCTACAGGGATCATAGCTGGGCTCCTAGCTTTCTTCTGGAAAGACACTTTTAACCCAG AGAGCTTGTCTGGTGCCCGTGTTCTCCTGACTGGAGCCAGTGCTGGGATTGGAGAGCAGATGGCATATCATTATGCCAAATTTGGTGCTGAAATTGTTTTGACTGCAAGGAGGGAAGCTGTGCTGCAGAAG GTGGTGGAGAAATGCCTGACGCTTggagcaaagaaaatattttatatcccTGCAGATATGTCTTCCCCTTCAGAGCCTGAAAAGGTGGTTCAGTTTGCTGTCCAAAAGCTGG GGGGATTGGATTACCTGGTGTTGAACCACATTGGTGTGACCCATTTCCAGATGTGGGCTGGAGATGTGGAATATACCCGCTGGCTCATGCAG GTGAATTTCTTCAGTTATGTGGCACTCGCAACAGCAGCTCTTCCCACCCTGGAGAAGAATAAAGGTTCTCTGGTGGTTGTTTCTTCCCTCACAG ggAAAATACCCACTCCCTTCACCACTTCTTATTCTGCCACCAAGTTTGCACTGGATGGTTTCTTCAGCTCGCTACGCCATGAACTCATCATGCAGAACAGAAATATCTCTGTCACACTGTGCATCCTGGGCCTGATTGATACTGATACAGCATTAGAGAATACCAG GGGCAAAGTGCACCTaactgcttctcctgctcctgaAGCTGCACTCGCCATCATCCGGGGGGGTGCCACACGGGTGCAGGAGGTTTTCTACCCATGGTGGCTGCAGCATATGTGTTGCCTTTGGGTTTTGTTCCCCAATGACCGGGACCAGGTTTTACGGAGTTACTATAACTACAGCAGTCCTTAA
- the HSD11B1L gene encoding hydroxysteroid 11-beta-dehydrogenase 1-like protein isoform X4 yields the protein MSSAMSASVLQTLLSMIISVPWVTLAPSGETSQVESQFYTVPLLHARQKRPLHASCRLASSIRGRHLQYFGWSAQLQDFTLFFTSWWDMKPIGKVLCATGIIAGLLAFFWKDTFNPESLSGARVLLTGASAGIGEQMAYHYAKFGAEIVLTARREAVLQKVVEKCLTLGAKKIFYIPADMSSPSEPEKVVQFAVQKLGGLDYLVLNHIGVTHFQMWAGDVEYTRWLMQVNFFSYVALATAALPTLEKNKGSLVVVSSLTGKIPTPFTTSYSATKFALDGFFSSLRHELIMQNRNISVTLCILGLIDTDTALENTRGKVHLTASPAPEAALAIIRGGATRVQEVFYPWWLQHMCCLWVLFPNDRDQVLRSYYNYSSP from the exons ATGTCATCAGCTATGAGT GCCTCAGTCCTACAAACTCTGCTGTCCATGATCATCTCTGTACCCTGG GTGACTTTGGCTCCCAGTGGAGAGACTTCTCAGGTGGAGTCTCAGTTCTACACAGTGCCTCTCTTACATGCAAGACAGAAAAGGCCTTTACATGCCTCTTGCAGGTTGGCTTCCAGCATCAGAGGAAGACATTTACAGTATTTTGGCTGGAGTGCTCAGCTTCAAGACTTCACTTTGTTCTTCACAAGTTGGTGGGATATGAAGCCAATTGGAAAAGTGCTTTGTGCTACAGGGATCATAGCTGGGCTCCTAGCTTTCTTCTGGAAAGACACTTTTAACCCAG AGAGCTTGTCTGGTGCCCGTGTTCTCCTGACTGGAGCCAGTGCTGGGATTGGAGAGCAGATGGCATATCATTATGCCAAATTTGGTGCTGAAATTGTTTTGACTGCAAGGAGGGAAGCTGTGCTGCAGAAG GTGGTGGAGAAATGCCTGACGCTTggagcaaagaaaatattttatatcccTGCAGATATGTCTTCCCCTTCAGAGCCTGAAAAGGTGGTTCAGTTTGCTGTCCAAAAGCTGG GGGGATTGGATTACCTGGTGTTGAACCACATTGGTGTGACCCATTTCCAGATGTGGGCTGGAGATGTGGAATATACCCGCTGGCTCATGCAG GTGAATTTCTTCAGTTATGTGGCACTCGCAACAGCAGCTCTTCCCACCCTGGAGAAGAATAAAGGTTCTCTGGTGGTTGTTTCTTCCCTCACAG ggAAAATACCCACTCCCTTCACCACTTCTTATTCTGCCACCAAGTTTGCACTGGATGGTTTCTTCAGCTCGCTACGCCATGAACTCATCATGCAGAACAGAAATATCTCTGTCACACTGTGCATCCTGGGCCTGATTGATACTGATACAGCATTAGAGAATACCAG GGGCAAAGTGCACCTaactgcttctcctgctcctgaAGCTGCACTCGCCATCATCCGGGGGGGTGCCACACGGGTGCAGGAGGTTTTCTACCCATGGTGGCTGCAGCATATGTGTTGCCTTTGGGTTTTGTTCCCCAATGACCGGGACCAGGTTTTACGGAGTTACTATAACTACAGCAGTCCTTAA
- the HSD11B1L gene encoding hydroxysteroid 11-beta-dehydrogenase 1-like protein isoform X3, translating to MLTQNLAKTRPAFAVGACRVLKPSQFSVQASVSHFFLNPKKIQTYSKQKASVLQTLLSMIISVPWVTLAPSGETSQVESQFYTVPLLHARQKRPLHASCRLASSIRGRHLQYFGWSAQLQDFTLFFTSWWDMKPIGKVLCATGIIAGLLAFFWKDTFNPESLSGARVLLTGASAGIGEQMAYHYAKFGAEIVLTARREAVLQKVVEKCLTLGAKKIFYIPADMSSPSEPEKVVQFAVQKLGGLDYLVLNHIGVTHFQMWAGDVEYTRWLMQVNFFSYVALATAALPTLEKNKGSLVVVSSLTGKIPTPFTTSYSATKFALDGFFSSLRHELIMQNRNISVTLCILGLIDTDTALENTRGKVHLTASPAPEAALAIIRGGATRVQEVFYPWWLQHMCCLWVLFPNDRDQVLRSYYNYSSP from the exons ATGCTTACACAAAATTTGGCCAAAACAAGGCCAGCTTTTGCTGTGGGTGCCTGCCGTGTTCTGAAACCATCACAATTCTCAGTGCAAGCAtctgtttctcacttttttcttaaTCCTAAGAAAATCCAGACATATTCAAAACAGAAG GCCTCAGTCCTACAAACTCTGCTGTCCATGATCATCTCTGTACCCTGG GTGACTTTGGCTCCCAGTGGAGAGACTTCTCAGGTGGAGTCTCAGTTCTACACAGTGCCTCTCTTACATGCAAGACAGAAAAGGCCTTTACATGCCTCTTGCAGGTTGGCTTCCAGCATCAGAGGAAGACATTTACAGTATTTTGGCTGGAGTGCTCAGCTTCAAGACTTCACTTTGTTCTTCACAAGTTGGTGGGATATGAAGCCAATTGGAAAAGTGCTTTGTGCTACAGGGATCATAGCTGGGCTCCTAGCTTTCTTCTGGAAAGACACTTTTAACCCAG AGAGCTTGTCTGGTGCCCGTGTTCTCCTGACTGGAGCCAGTGCTGGGATTGGAGAGCAGATGGCATATCATTATGCCAAATTTGGTGCTGAAATTGTTTTGACTGCAAGGAGGGAAGCTGTGCTGCAGAAG GTGGTGGAGAAATGCCTGACGCTTggagcaaagaaaatattttatatcccTGCAGATATGTCTTCCCCTTCAGAGCCTGAAAAGGTGGTTCAGTTTGCTGTCCAAAAGCTGG GGGGATTGGATTACCTGGTGTTGAACCACATTGGTGTGACCCATTTCCAGATGTGGGCTGGAGATGTGGAATATACCCGCTGGCTCATGCAG GTGAATTTCTTCAGTTATGTGGCACTCGCAACAGCAGCTCTTCCCACCCTGGAGAAGAATAAAGGTTCTCTGGTGGTTGTTTCTTCCCTCACAG ggAAAATACCCACTCCCTTCACCACTTCTTATTCTGCCACCAAGTTTGCACTGGATGGTTTCTTCAGCTCGCTACGCCATGAACTCATCATGCAGAACAGAAATATCTCTGTCACACTGTGCATCCTGGGCCTGATTGATACTGATACAGCATTAGAGAATACCAG GGGCAAAGTGCACCTaactgcttctcctgctcctgaAGCTGCACTCGCCATCATCCGGGGGGGTGCCACACGGGTGCAGGAGGTTTTCTACCCATGGTGGCTGCAGCATATGTGTTGCCTTTGGGTTTTGTTCCCCAATGACCGGGACCAGGTTTTACGGAGTTACTATAACTACAGCAGTCCTTAA
- the HSD11B1L gene encoding hydroxysteroid 11-beta-dehydrogenase 1-like protein isoform X5, with protein sequence MIISVPWVTLAPSGETSQVESQFYTVPLLHARQKRPLHASCRLASSIRGRHLQYFGWSAQLQDFTLFFTSWWDMKPIGKVLCATGIIAGLLAFFWKDTFNPESLSGARVLLTGASAGIGEQMAYHYAKFGAEIVLTARREAVLQKVVEKCLTLGAKKIFYIPADMSSPSEPEKVVQFAVQKLGGLDYLVLNHIGVTHFQMWAGDVEYTRWLMQVNFFSYVALATAALPTLEKNKGSLVVVSSLTGKIPTPFTTSYSATKFALDGFFSSLRHELIMQNRNISVTLCILGLIDTDTALENTRGKVHLTASPAPEAALAIIRGGATRVQEVFYPWWLQHMCCLWVLFPNDRDQVLRSYYNYSSP encoded by the exons ATGATCATCTCTGTACCCTGG GTGACTTTGGCTCCCAGTGGAGAGACTTCTCAGGTGGAGTCTCAGTTCTACACAGTGCCTCTCTTACATGCAAGACAGAAAAGGCCTTTACATGCCTCTTGCAGGTTGGCTTCCAGCATCAGAGGAAGACATTTACAGTATTTTGGCTGGAGTGCTCAGCTTCAAGACTTCACTTTGTTCTTCACAAGTTGGTGGGATATGAAGCCAATTGGAAAAGTGCTTTGTGCTACAGGGATCATAGCTGGGCTCCTAGCTTTCTTCTGGAAAGACACTTTTAACCCAG AGAGCTTGTCTGGTGCCCGTGTTCTCCTGACTGGAGCCAGTGCTGGGATTGGAGAGCAGATGGCATATCATTATGCCAAATTTGGTGCTGAAATTGTTTTGACTGCAAGGAGGGAAGCTGTGCTGCAGAAG GTGGTGGAGAAATGCCTGACGCTTggagcaaagaaaatattttatatcccTGCAGATATGTCTTCCCCTTCAGAGCCTGAAAAGGTGGTTCAGTTTGCTGTCCAAAAGCTGG GGGGATTGGATTACCTGGTGTTGAACCACATTGGTGTGACCCATTTCCAGATGTGGGCTGGAGATGTGGAATATACCCGCTGGCTCATGCAG GTGAATTTCTTCAGTTATGTGGCACTCGCAACAGCAGCTCTTCCCACCCTGGAGAAGAATAAAGGTTCTCTGGTGGTTGTTTCTTCCCTCACAG ggAAAATACCCACTCCCTTCACCACTTCTTATTCTGCCACCAAGTTTGCACTGGATGGTTTCTTCAGCTCGCTACGCCATGAACTCATCATGCAGAACAGAAATATCTCTGTCACACTGTGCATCCTGGGCCTGATTGATACTGATACAGCATTAGAGAATACCAG GGGCAAAGTGCACCTaactgcttctcctgctcctgaAGCTGCACTCGCCATCATCCGGGGGGGTGCCACACGGGTGCAGGAGGTTTTCTACCCATGGTGGCTGCAGCATATGTGTTGCCTTTGGGTTTTGTTCCCCAATGACCGGGACCAGGTTTTACGGAGTTACTATAACTACAGCAGTCCTTAA
- the HSD11B1L gene encoding hydroxysteroid 11-beta-dehydrogenase 1-like protein isoform X6 produces MMLSLVTLAPSGETSQVESQFYTVPLLHARQKRPLHASCRLASSIRGRHLQYFGWSAQLQDFTLFFTSWWDMKPIGKVLCATGIIAGLLAFFWKDTFNPESLSGARVLLTGASAGIGEQMAYHYAKFGAEIVLTARREAVLQKVVEKCLTLGAKKIFYIPADMSSPSEPEKVVQFAVQKLGGLDYLVLNHIGVTHFQMWAGDVEYTRWLMQVNFFSYVALATAALPTLEKNKGSLVVVSSLTGKIPTPFTTSYSATKFALDGFFSSLRHELIMQNRNISVTLCILGLIDTDTALENTRGKVHLTASPAPEAALAIIRGGATRVQEVFYPWWLQHMCCLWVLFPNDRDQVLRSYYNYSSP; encoded by the exons ATGATGCTCAGCTTG GTGACTTTGGCTCCCAGTGGAGAGACTTCTCAGGTGGAGTCTCAGTTCTACACAGTGCCTCTCTTACATGCAAGACAGAAAAGGCCTTTACATGCCTCTTGCAGGTTGGCTTCCAGCATCAGAGGAAGACATTTACAGTATTTTGGCTGGAGTGCTCAGCTTCAAGACTTCACTTTGTTCTTCACAAGTTGGTGGGATATGAAGCCAATTGGAAAAGTGCTTTGTGCTACAGGGATCATAGCTGGGCTCCTAGCTTTCTTCTGGAAAGACACTTTTAACCCAG AGAGCTTGTCTGGTGCCCGTGTTCTCCTGACTGGAGCCAGTGCTGGGATTGGAGAGCAGATGGCATATCATTATGCCAAATTTGGTGCTGAAATTGTTTTGACTGCAAGGAGGGAAGCTGTGCTGCAGAAG GTGGTGGAGAAATGCCTGACGCTTggagcaaagaaaatattttatatcccTGCAGATATGTCTTCCCCTTCAGAGCCTGAAAAGGTGGTTCAGTTTGCTGTCCAAAAGCTGG GGGGATTGGATTACCTGGTGTTGAACCACATTGGTGTGACCCATTTCCAGATGTGGGCTGGAGATGTGGAATATACCCGCTGGCTCATGCAG GTGAATTTCTTCAGTTATGTGGCACTCGCAACAGCAGCTCTTCCCACCCTGGAGAAGAATAAAGGTTCTCTGGTGGTTGTTTCTTCCCTCACAG ggAAAATACCCACTCCCTTCACCACTTCTTATTCTGCCACCAAGTTTGCACTGGATGGTTTCTTCAGCTCGCTACGCCATGAACTCATCATGCAGAACAGAAATATCTCTGTCACACTGTGCATCCTGGGCCTGATTGATACTGATACAGCATTAGAGAATACCAG GGGCAAAGTGCACCTaactgcttctcctgctcctgaAGCTGCACTCGCCATCATCCGGGGGGGTGCCACACGGGTGCAGGAGGTTTTCTACCCATGGTGGCTGCAGCATATGTGTTGCCTTTGGGTTTTGTTCCCCAATGACCGGGACCAGGTTTTACGGAGTTACTATAACTACAGCAGTCCTTAA
- the HSD11B1L gene encoding hydroxysteroid 11-beta-dehydrogenase 1-like protein isoform X7, which produces MKPIGKVLCATGIIAGLLAFFWKDTFNPESLSGARVLLTGASAGIGEQMAYHYAKFGAEIVLTARREAVLQKVVEKCLTLGAKKIFYIPADMSSPSEPEKVVQFAVQKLGGLDYLVLNHIGVTHFQMWAGDVEYTRWLMQVNFFSYVALATAALPTLEKNKGSLVVVSSLTGKIPTPFTTSYSATKFALDGFFSSLRHELIMQNRNISVTLCILGLIDTDTALENTRGKVHLTASPAPEAALAIIRGGATRVQEVFYPWWLQHMCCLWVLFPNDRDQVLRSYYNYSSP; this is translated from the exons ATGAAGCCAATTGGAAAAGTGCTTTGTGCTACAGGGATCATAGCTGGGCTCCTAGCTTTCTTCTGGAAAGACACTTTTAACCCAG AGAGCTTGTCTGGTGCCCGTGTTCTCCTGACTGGAGCCAGTGCTGGGATTGGAGAGCAGATGGCATATCATTATGCCAAATTTGGTGCTGAAATTGTTTTGACTGCAAGGAGGGAAGCTGTGCTGCAGAAG GTGGTGGAGAAATGCCTGACGCTTggagcaaagaaaatattttatatcccTGCAGATATGTCTTCCCCTTCAGAGCCTGAAAAGGTGGTTCAGTTTGCTGTCCAAAAGCTGG GGGGATTGGATTACCTGGTGTTGAACCACATTGGTGTGACCCATTTCCAGATGTGGGCTGGAGATGTGGAATATACCCGCTGGCTCATGCAG GTGAATTTCTTCAGTTATGTGGCACTCGCAACAGCAGCTCTTCCCACCCTGGAGAAGAATAAAGGTTCTCTGGTGGTTGTTTCTTCCCTCACAG ggAAAATACCCACTCCCTTCACCACTTCTTATTCTGCCACCAAGTTTGCACTGGATGGTTTCTTCAGCTCGCTACGCCATGAACTCATCATGCAGAACAGAAATATCTCTGTCACACTGTGCATCCTGGGCCTGATTGATACTGATACAGCATTAGAGAATACCAG GGGCAAAGTGCACCTaactgcttctcctgctcctgaAGCTGCACTCGCCATCATCCGGGGGGGTGCCACACGGGTGCAGGAGGTTTTCTACCCATGGTGGCTGCAGCATATGTGTTGCCTTTGGGTTTTGTTCCCCAATGACCGGGACCAGGTTTTACGGAGTTACTATAACTACAGCAGTCCTTAA